A region from the Lycium barbarum isolate Lr01 chromosome 8, ASM1917538v2, whole genome shotgun sequence genome encodes:
- the LOC132606444 gene encoding uncharacterized protein LOC132606444 isoform X2 produces the protein MAALEIDADYTYNFGITVVENKHWFYQLSMSGQLWNDEHIDVIFYYLRKKGKYDRRSTFKYTTVDCLFMQKVDQTYLAYNNPETGPNVANEEDDICQYVKGYRLHANVPWHSVDNIFIPVNIKEDNHWILVVLSFNDRRLYVYKSYRGSAGHNVVVRKEVQKLVALLPHYLHISGFYTKKTGINWQNHPAYTGMTQNENIQVEYVENLPQQDTISMDCGVYVAAFAEYLSTGEGIPTQIDATMLRNRYGTLLWDNAARKIDEHAMSNIEEPPKPVRPAVDYGKADRIDVT, from the exons ATGGCAGCTTTGGAGATCGATGCAGATTATACTTATAATTTTGGCATCACAGTAGTAGAGAACAAACACTGGTTCTACCAGTTATCAATGAGTGGCCAGCTGTGGAATGATGAG CACATTGACGTGATTTTCTACTACTTACGAAAGAAAGGAAAGTATGACAGAAGGAGCACTTTCAAATACACAACAGTTGACTGTCTCTTCATGCAAAAGGTTGATCAAACATATCTTGCATACAACAACCCGGAAACTGGACCCAATGTAGCCAACGAAGAAGACGATATATGTCAATATGTTAAGGGCTACAGATTGCATGCAAATGTCCCGTGGCATTCAGTTGACAATATTTTTATACCTGTCAACATCAAAGAGGATAATCATTGGATTTTGGTCGTACTCTCATTCAATGacag GCGACTTTATGTGTACAAATCATACCGAGGCAGCGCAGGCCACAATGTGGTTGTTAGAAAGGAAGTACAAAAGCTTGTTGCCCTCTTGCCACATTATCTACACATAAGTGGATTCTACACTAAAAAAACTGGCATAAATTGGCAGAATCACCCAGCATATACGGGCATGACACAGAATGAGAACATTCAAGTGGAGTATGTAGAAAATCTGCCGCAGCAAGACACTATCAGCAT ggattgtggtgtgtacGTAGCAGCGTTCGCTGAATATCTAAGCACTGGTGAAGGTATCCCAACACAAATCGATGCAACAATGCTCCGCAATAGGTACGGCACACTCCTTTGGGACAATGCTGCACGGAAAATCGATGAACATGCTATGAGCAACATTGAGGAGCCACCAAAACCAGTTAGGCCAGCAGTGGATTATGGCAAAGCTGACAGAATTGATGTTACTTAG
- the LOC132608021 gene encoding uncharacterized protein LOC132608021: MAKAYTQEDFDELIGKVEKADFRVAEYLELAGREKWARVYATANRGWTMTSNIAECINRHLVAARELHIFDFLEEVRKMFGRWNYNNRKNGTYTFTTLGKKFQEMLSINEYLCLRMTVEPSTEYLYTIYDAGRRFIVNLDNKTCSCRMFQIDEIPCPHAWAVIKKKNLMADDYCSELFKPHTVVKTYDVAVDPLPDEQEWKIPIYISEDVVLPPRYKRPPGRLKKKRDKPLFELLLGKKRHACSTCGQTGHNRRSCSNAPRRK; encoded by the exons ATGGCAAAAGCGTACACGCAGGAAGATTTTGATGAGCTTATAGGGAAAGTTGAGAAGGCAGATTTTCGGGTGGCAGAGTATTTGGAATTGGCTGGAAGAGAGAAGTGGGCTAGAGTGTATGCAACTGCTAACCGAGGGTGGACAATGACTTCAAACATAGCAGAGTGTATTAATCGTCACCTTGTAGCAGCAAGAGAGCTTCATATATTTGATTTTCtagaagaagtgaggaagatgtttggaagatggaattatAATAATCGGAAAAATGGTacatacacattcacaacactcgGTAAAAAGTTTCAGGAGATGTTGTCAATAAATGAGTATCTATGTTTACGTATGACG GTCGAACCATCAACCGAATACTTGTACACAATATATGATGCAGGAAGGCGTTTCATCGTTAACTTGGACAACAAAACTTGCAGTTGTCGGATGTTTCAAATAGACGAAATTCCATGCCCACATGCATGGGCTGTCATTAAGAAGAAAAATCTAATGGCTGATGATTACTGTTCCGAATTGTTCAAACCGCATACCGTGGTGAAGACGTATGATGTCGCCGTGGATCCTCTCCCTGACGAGCAGGAATGGAAGATTCCAATATACATATCAGAGGATGTGGTTTTGCCACCAAGATATAAGAGACCTCCTGGTAGGCTGAAGAAAAAGCGTGATAAGCCGTTATTTGAATTGCTTCTTGGGAAAAAGAGACATGCTTGCAGTACTTGTGGACAGACTGGACACAATAGACGATCTTGTAGTAATGCTCCTAGAAGGAAGTAG